A single window of uncultured Methanospirillum sp. DNA harbors:
- a CDS encoding mannose-1-phosphate guanylyltransferase/mannose-6-phosphate isomerase, producing MSAVFSVILAGGVGTRLWPLSRTQYPKQFLQVQGHSLFQETYLRALRLSDPEHILIVTNEIHQYLVSDQVTELGFSIDDEHLLREIEGRNTLPAITWSVREIQKESPDATVVVFPSDHKLDDKAIDEIRAAIDLGKDNLVTFGICPTTPHTGYGYIAPGDKIGPGFRVKQFKEKPDKETAETYVCNGYLWNSGMFLFSVGVFQKELNQYQPEISAAFESPDLVYQDLPSISIDYGLLEHSSRVVTVPLTADWTDLGTFAAWYDVSQKDEHANVGSYQGIDSSGNFISTGDRVTALIGIEDTIVVDTEDALLVCKRDMAERVGDLVKRLKKQGNPITEFHRTVFRPWGSYTQLEETVGYKIKRLNVNPGKRLSLQRHHHRSEHWVVVHGTADVQLDGTHQFLRPGESTYVPAGVMHRLSNSGKIPLEVIEVQIGEYLEEDDIERTEDDFKRV from the coding sequence ATGAGTGCCGTCTTTTCAGTCATCCTTGCCGGAGGTGTTGGAACCAGGCTCTGGCCCCTCTCCAGAACCCAGTACCCGAAACAGTTTCTTCAGGTTCAGGGTCATTCTCTTTTCCAGGAAACATACCTGCGAGCATTACGCCTATCAGATCCTGAACATATTCTCATCGTCACCAATGAGATCCACCAGTACCTGGTGAGTGATCAGGTTACAGAACTTGGGTTTTCGATTGATGATGAACATCTGCTCCGTGAGATTGAAGGACGCAATACCCTCCCTGCGATTACCTGGTCGGTACGGGAGATTCAAAAGGAATCTCCTGATGCAACAGTGGTTGTGTTCCCAAGTGATCACAAACTTGATGATAAGGCGATTGATGAAATACGTGCTGCAATTGACCTCGGAAAAGACAACCTTGTTACCTTTGGAATATGCCCAACTACCCCTCACACAGGATATGGATATATTGCTCCAGGGGATAAGATAGGTCCGGGGTTCCGGGTCAAACAATTCAAGGAGAAACCAGACAAGGAAACCGCCGAGACCTATGTCTGTAATGGATATCTCTGGAACAGCGGAATGTTTCTCTTCTCTGTCGGTGTTTTTCAGAAAGAGTTGAACCAGTATCAACCAGAAATATCCGCAGCATTTGAGTCACCTGATCTGGTGTATCAGGATCTTCCCTCTATTTCCATTGATTATGGCCTTCTTGAACATTCTTCCCGGGTGGTCACGGTCCCCCTCACTGCTGATTGGACAGATCTTGGCACATTTGCAGCATGGTACGATGTTTCTCAAAAGGATGAACATGCGAATGTGGGCTCCTATCAGGGGATTGATTCATCAGGGAATTTCATCAGCACCGGTGATCGGGTTACAGCCCTTATTGGAATTGAAGATACCATCGTTGTAGATACTGAAGATGCCCTTCTGGTCTGCAAACGGGATATGGCCGAACGGGTTGGGGACCTTGTAAAAAGACTGAAAAAGCAGGGTAATCCTATTACCGAGTTTCACCGGACAGTATTCAGACCTTGGGGATCTTATACGCAACTGGAGGAGACGGTGGGATATAAGATCAAACGTCTGAATGTCAACCCTGGAAAACGGCTCTCACTACAACGTCATCATCACCGTTCTGAGCACTGGGTGGTAGTTCATGGAACTGCCGATGTGCAGCTTGATGGAACTCACCAGTTTCTTCGGCCCGGTGAGTCTACCTATGTTCCTGCCGGTGTGATGCATCGGCTTTCAAACTCGGGAAAGATCCCTCTTGAGGTTATTGAGGTTCAGATAGGAGAGTACCTTGAAGAGGATGACATTGAGCGGACAGAAGATGATTTTAAGCGGGTTTAA